From a region of the Geothrix sp. 21YS21S-2 genome:
- a CDS encoding M20/M25/M40 family metallo-hydrolase: MAPAALLESLVAIPSVSHAEQAVADHVAALLGAEGFEVRRTGNSLWFEVGTEGPRILFASHLDTVPPCDGWSSDPFTPSWNGDRLTGLGANDAKGCVAAMILAAVELRGLKGARAVFAFTEGEEVGGKGIREVLPDLGRLDAAVVGEPTGLEICAAQRGMLILRCTARGEAAHVAHSPLGENAIHKAARDIQKLAAMTFEPHPLLGETRAQVTQVQGGRARNQVPDSCEFFVDLRTTPNLDHALTAERIALVLESEVAVHSMRYEAVATGLDEPVVKAALAASGRKAPRGSATASDWAFLAHLPAVKAGPGDTHRSHRPDEWISLSELEGGIAFYAALAREYAKEACRV; encoded by the coding sequence ATGGCGCCCGCGGCCCTCCTGGAATCCCTGGTGGCCATTCCCAGCGTGTCCCACGCCGAACAGGCCGTGGCGGACCACGTCGCGGCCCTGCTGGGCGCCGAGGGCTTCGAGGTGCGCCGCACGGGCAACAGCCTCTGGTTCGAGGTGGGCACCGAAGGTCCCCGCATCCTCTTCGCCAGCCACCTGGACACCGTGCCCCCCTGTGACGGCTGGAGCAGCGATCCCTTCACCCCGTCCTGGAACGGCGACCGCCTCACCGGGCTGGGCGCCAACGACGCCAAGGGCTGCGTGGCGGCCATGATCCTGGCGGCCGTGGAGCTGCGCGGCCTCAAGGGCGCCCGCGCCGTGTTCGCCTTCACCGAGGGCGAGGAGGTGGGCGGCAAGGGCATCCGGGAGGTGCTGCCGGACCTGGGCAGGCTGGACGCCGCCGTGGTGGGGGAGCCCACCGGCCTGGAGATCTGCGCCGCCCAGCGGGGCATGCTCATCCTGCGCTGCACCGCCCGGGGCGAGGCCGCCCACGTGGCCCACAGCCCCCTGGGCGAGAACGCCATCCACAAGGCGGCCCGCGACATCCAGAAGCTCGCCGCCATGACCTTCGAGCCCCACCCCCTCCTGGGCGAGACCCGCGCCCAGGTGACCCAGGTGCAGGGGGGCAGGGCCCGCAACCAGGTTCCCGACAGCTGCGAGTTCTTCGTGGACCTGCGCACCACCCCCAACCTGGACCACGCCCTCACCGCCGAGCGCATCGCGCTGGTGCTGGAGAGCGAAGTGGCCGTGCACTCCATGCGCTACGAGGCCGTGGCCACCGGCCTGGACGAGCCGGTGGTGAAGGCGGCCCTGGCCGCCTCGGGCCGCAAGGCGCCCCGAGGCTCCGCCACGGCTTCCGACTGGGCCTTCCTGGCCCACCTCCCCGCCGTGAAGGCGGGCCCCGGCGACACGCACCGAAGCCACCGCCCCGACGAATGGATCTCCCTGTCCGAGCTGGAAGGCGGCATCGCGTTCTACGCGGCTTTGGCCCGGGAATACGCCAAGGAGGCCTGCCGTGTCTAA
- a CDS encoding lyase family protein, which yields MSKPLWAKDLPLDEELHRFTVGDDPETDLHLLASDAAGSAAHARMLGETGFLAEAEARALVGALDGLRQEALRGELVILPEEEDGHTALEHALERRLGETGRRIHLARSRNDQVATALRLHMRDRALDLGSAMHAVARAFLDLAVREETTPLPGFTHLRKAMPATWGMWASAFAEGLLEELEALPALWGRLDRCPLGAAAGFGAPVAVDRGLSAALLGFSRVQNSPMDVMNSRGRYEQALAAWIVSAAGTLEKALWDLNLYSTESFGFVTLPDAFTTGSSLMPQKRNPDALELARARCRELRGLAGLLGHLAGGLPSSYHRDHQLLKAPFVELLGKGEELFRITSRLLPGLKVDREACAAAITQELHAAARACRLAAEGQPFRDAYVQVAREIQDGTFRPESAVPVRLGLERTAEALASSSAWIKGRRAFLKTTYEQLFAWGAK from the coding sequence GTGTCTAAGCCGCTCTGGGCCAAGGACCTCCCCCTGGACGAGGAACTCCACCGCTTCACCGTCGGGGACGATCCCGAGACCGACCTCCACCTCCTCGCCAGCGACGCCGCCGGCAGCGCCGCCCATGCGCGGATGCTGGGCGAGACGGGCTTCCTGGCCGAAGCCGAGGCCCGGGCCCTGGTGGGCGCCCTGGACGGCCTGCGCCAGGAGGCCCTGCGGGGCGAACTGGTGATCCTGCCCGAGGAGGAGGACGGCCACACCGCCCTGGAGCACGCCCTGGAGCGCCGCCTCGGGGAGACCGGCCGCCGCATCCACCTGGCCCGGTCCCGCAACGACCAGGTGGCCACGGCCCTGCGCCTCCACATGCGGGACCGGGCCCTGGACCTGGGCTCGGCCATGCACGCCGTCGCCCGGGCCTTCCTGGACCTGGCCGTGCGCGAGGAGACCACGCCCCTGCCGGGCTTCACCCACCTGCGCAAGGCCATGCCCGCCACCTGGGGCATGTGGGCCTCGGCCTTCGCCGAGGGCCTGCTGGAGGAGCTGGAGGCCCTGCCGGCCCTTTGGGGCCGCCTGGACCGGTGCCCCCTGGGCGCCGCCGCCGGCTTCGGCGCCCCCGTCGCCGTGGACCGGGGCCTCAGCGCCGCGCTCCTGGGCTTCAGCCGCGTGCAGAACAGCCCCATGGACGTGATGAACAGCCGGGGCCGGTACGAGCAGGCCCTGGCCGCCTGGATCGTCTCCGCCGCCGGTACCCTCGAGAAGGCCCTCTGGGACCTGAACCTCTACAGCACCGAGTCCTTCGGTTTCGTGACCCTGCCCGACGCCTTCACCACGGGCAGCAGCCTCATGCCCCAGAAGCGCAACCCCGACGCCCTCGAACTGGCCCGGGCCCGCTGCCGGGAACTGCGGGGCCTGGCGGGCCTCCTGGGGCACCTCGCGGGGGGCCTCCCCTCCAGCTACCACCGGGACCATCAGCTCCTGAAGGCGCCCTTCGTGGAGCTCCTGGGCAAGGGCGAGGAGCTCTTCCGCATCACCTCCCGGCTCCTGCCCGGCCTCAAGGTGGACCGGGAGGCCTGCGCCGCCGCCATCACCCAGGAGCTCCACGCCGCCGCCCGGGCCTGCCGCCTCGCCGCCGAGGGCCAGCCCTTCCGCGACGCCTACGTCCAGGTGGCCCGCGAGATCCAGGACGGCACCTTCCGCCCCGAGTCCGCCGTCCCCGTGCGCCTGGGCCTGGAGCGCACCGCCGAGGCCCTGGCTTCGTCCTCCGCCTGGATCAAGGGCCGCCGGGCCTTCCTGAAAACGACCTACGAACAACTCTTCGCCTGGGGTGCCAAATGA
- the argG gene encoding argininosuccinate synthase, with translation MSHRVLLAFSGGLDTSYCVLYLKSLGHEVHTVTVDTGGFSPAELERIEGMAAKLGSASHATIDAREELFQDYLRHLVAGNVLRGGLYPLSVSAERVCQARRVVTHARDIRATALAHGSTGAGNDQVRFDVAFRALAPDLALMAPIRELAPSRAEERTYLAERGFPFPEKVESYSVNEGMWGTSIGGKETLDPWQNLPEAAYPGGEVDPLTPARTLVLGFSNGVPVSLDGAERGPVGVIQALNEVGSTYGIGRGIHLGDTILGIKGRVAFEAPGAHLVITAHRELEKLVLTGKQLFWKESLGNLYGSLLHEGHFFDPICRDLEAFLASTQDAVTGDVRLELRPRAFAVQGVKSPRSLVRPDMASYGESTRLWTGAEAAGFAHIFGVPQMIALKAKG, from the coding sequence ATGAGCCACCGCGTCCTTCTCGCCTTCTCCGGGGGCCTCGACACCTCGTACTGCGTCCTCTACCTGAAGTCGCTCGGCCACGAGGTCCACACCGTCACCGTGGACACCGGCGGCTTCTCCCCGGCCGAACTGGAGCGCATCGAGGGCATGGCCGCGAAGCTGGGTTCGGCCTCCCACGCCACCATCGACGCCCGGGAGGAGCTGTTCCAGGACTACCTGCGTCACCTGGTGGCCGGCAACGTCCTGCGGGGCGGGCTCTATCCGCTGTCCGTGAGCGCCGAGCGGGTCTGCCAGGCCCGGCGCGTGGTCACCCACGCCCGGGACATCCGGGCCACGGCCCTGGCCCACGGCTCCACCGGCGCCGGCAACGACCAGGTGCGCTTCGACGTGGCCTTCCGGGCCCTGGCGCCGGACCTGGCCCTCATGGCCCCCATCCGTGAACTGGCCCCCAGCCGCGCCGAGGAGAGGACGTACCTGGCCGAGCGCGGCTTCCCCTTCCCCGAGAAGGTGGAGTCCTACAGCGTCAACGAAGGCATGTGGGGCACGAGCATCGGCGGCAAGGAGACCCTGGACCCCTGGCAGAACCTGCCCGAGGCCGCCTATCCCGGCGGCGAGGTGGACCCGCTCACCCCGGCCCGCACCCTGGTCCTGGGGTTCTCCAACGGCGTCCCCGTTTCGCTGGACGGCGCGGAACGGGGCCCCGTCGGCGTGATCCAGGCCCTCAACGAGGTGGGGAGCACCTACGGCATCGGCCGCGGCATCCACCTGGGCGACACCATCCTGGGCATCAAGGGCCGCGTGGCCTTCGAGGCCCCCGGCGCCCACCTGGTCATCACCGCCCACCGGGAGCTGGAGAAGCTCGTCCTCACCGGCAAGCAGCTCTTCTGGAAGGAGTCCCTGGGCAACCTCTACGGCAGCCTCCTGCACGAGGGGCACTTCTTCGACCCCATCTGCCGGGACCTGGAGGCCTTCCTGGCCTCCACCCAGGACGCGGTCACCGGCGACGTGCGCCTGGAGCTGCGCCCCCGGGCCTTCGCCGTCCAGGGCGTCAAGTCCCCGCGCAGCCTCGTGCGCCCGGACATGGCCAGCTACGGCGAGAGCACCCGCCTCTGGACGGGCGCCGAGGCCGCGGGCTTCGCGCACATCTTCGGCGTGCCCCAGATGATCGCCCTCAAGGCCAAGGGATGA
- the argC gene encoding N-acetyl-gamma-glutamyl-phosphate reductase yields the protein MKLDAAILGASGYGGGELLRWLSGHPACASLRGTSRHAGRAFGDVHPNLRGIVPGVLEEAIDWSSFTGSEQPVVFSALPHGELAALLPGLERAWDKAGIADKVLLLDLSTDFRGVEHRPRFVYGQPEWNRAALKGARRVACAGCFATALELALLPLRGLDVGFLAATGATGSSGSGATPVEGTHHPLRAQDFRAYKPLAHQHMAEVNAAMAELGIQGDLAFVPQSAPMVRGIFMSLQFRLPQGLTGEGLAARTAEAFQDAPFVRIVTGSPRVGAVAGGAFCDVATASDGRNGVVMTAIDNLGKGMASQAVQCMNLALGLPETAGLMVPGCYPG from the coding sequence GTGAAGCTCGACGCCGCCATCCTGGGCGCCTCCGGCTACGGGGGCGGGGAACTGCTGCGGTGGCTCTCGGGCCACCCCGCATGCGCAAGCCTGCGCGGCACCTCACGCCACGCGGGACGGGCCTTCGGCGACGTGCATCCCAACCTGCGCGGCATCGTGCCCGGCGTCCTGGAGGAGGCCATCGACTGGTCCTCGTTCACGGGCAGCGAACAGCCCGTGGTCTTCTCGGCCCTGCCCCACGGGGAGCTGGCGGCCCTGCTGCCCGGCCTGGAGCGCGCCTGGGACAAGGCCGGCATCGCGGACAAGGTCCTCCTCCTGGACCTGAGCACCGACTTCCGGGGCGTGGAGCACCGCCCCCGCTTCGTCTACGGCCAGCCCGAATGGAACCGCGCCGCGCTAAAGGGCGCCCGGCGCGTGGCCTGCGCGGGCTGCTTCGCCACCGCCCTGGAGCTGGCCCTCCTGCCCCTGCGCGGCCTGGACGTGGGCTTCCTGGCCGCCACCGGCGCCACCGGCTCCAGCGGCAGCGGCGCCACCCCCGTGGAGGGCACCCACCACCCCCTGCGCGCCCAGGATTTCCGCGCCTACAAGCCCTTGGCCCACCAGCACATGGCCGAGGTCAACGCCGCCATGGCCGAGCTGGGCATCCAGGGCGACCTGGCCTTCGTGCCCCAGAGCGCGCCCATGGTGCGGGGCATCTTCATGTCCCTGCAGTTCCGCCTTCCCCAGGGCCTCACCGGGGAGGGCCTGGCCGCCCGGACCGCCGAGGCCTTCCAGGACGCCCCCTTCGTGCGCATCGTCACCGGCTCCCCCCGGGTGGGCGCCGTGGCCGGCGGCGCCTTCTGCGACGTCGCGACGGCGTCGGACGGCCGGAACGGCGTGGTGATGACCGCCATCGACAACCTGGGCAAAGGCATGGCCTCCCAGGCCGTGCAGTGCATGAACCTGGCCCTGGGCCTGCCGGAGACGGCCGGGCTCATGGTGCCGGGGTGCTATCCGGGCTGA
- a CDS encoding HEPN domain-containing protein — MARAFSSFAMAARRPEFPIAIEDLFYQAQQSAEKALKAVCRHRQLDSGFTHDLGELTDFLDENGVTIPPEVDNAAILTRYAVQTRYPGLYPALTHDDWVEAIDLAKDVVRWASGLTGFTPGVDLDDLVTGSPPQPG, encoded by the coding sequence ATGGCCAGGGCCTTCAGTTCCTTCGCCATGGCTGCACGGAGGCCGGAATTTCCGATTGCCATCGAGGATCTCTTTTACCAGGCACAACAGTCCGCTGAGAAGGCCCTAAAGGCAGTCTGCAGGCATCGGCAACTGGATTCCGGGTTCACCCATGACCTCGGTGAACTGACCGACTTTCTTGATGAAAACGGAGTCACGATTCCTCCAGAAGTCGACAACGCCGCCATTCTGACCCGGTATGCCGTACAGACTCGCTACCCGGGCTTATACCCTGCCCTCACCCACGACGACTGGGTGGAAGCCATCGACCTTGCCAAGGACGTGGTTCGCTGGGCCTCGGGCCTCACCGGGTTCACTCCAGGGGTGGACCTGGATGACCTGGTGACAGGTTCCCCTCCTCAGCCCGGATAG
- a CDS encoding nucleotidyltransferase domain-containing protein: MALPGNPDVPDAHRTASRPGIDRHRPSRLARSLSKEEILGEIVPDLTRRIIDAVHPSRVILFGSAARGKMGPHSDLDVLVVVANDVDQNRASKDIYRSLRGLGMASDVLVISECDLEIHGQDPWLVYHFALSEGKELYRAEVQA; encoded by the coding sequence ATGGCCTTGCCTGGAAACCCGGACGTTCCCGATGCCCACCGGACTGCGTCGCGGCCGGGGATCGATCGCCATCGCCCGAGCAGGTTGGCACGGTCCCTTTCCAAGGAGGAAATCCTCGGAGAAATCGTTCCCGACCTTACGAGGAGGATCATCGATGCCGTCCATCCTTCACGGGTGATCCTTTTCGGCTCCGCGGCCCGTGGGAAGATGGGTCCCCATAGCGATCTGGATGTGCTGGTGGTGGTCGCAAACGACGTCGACCAGAACCGGGCCTCCAAGGACATCTACCGGAGCCTGCGCGGGCTCGGAATGGCCTCTGATGTCCTGGTCATCAGCGAATGCGACCTTGAGATCCATGGCCAGGACCCTTGGCTGGTCTATCATTTCGCGCTTTCCGAAGGCAAGGAATTGTACCGTGCCGAAGTCCAGGCCTAG
- the ilvD gene encoding dihydroxy-acid dehydratase gives MRSDTVKKGIERAGHRSLLRAAGLKDEDFAKPFIGISNSYTDIVPGHTHLHEFAKVVKEAVREAGGVPFEFNTIAVDDGIAMGHLGMRYSLPSRELIADAVETMAMAHCFDALICISNCDKITPGMVLGALRVNVPTIFVTGGPMMAGQKPDGSRSDLITVFEGVGKVQSGEMTEKELDAIEASACPTCGSCSGMFTANSMNCLLEAIGLALPGNGTIPAVDPRRPFLAKAAALQIFDLLDRDLKPRDLVTAASLHNAFALDMAMGGSTNTVLHGLAIAHEAGVDFPLARLNEISAVTPCICKVSPSVSHVHIQDVDRAGGISAILKELSRRPGLLNLEAPTVTGRTLGQTIASASIKDPAVIRTLEDPYSVDGGLAVLFGNIAPQGSIVKSAGVDPACLVFEGEALVFESQDECLAALMLRQVKPGHAVIIRYEGPRGGPGMPEMLSPTAMIKGQGLGTSVALITDGRFSGGTAGLCIGHVSPEAMEGGPIALVRTGDRVRIDIPARTLDIVVDADEMERRRAQWVRPAPKITRGWLGRYAHLVTSASRGAVMELPRT, from the coding sequence ATGCGATCCGACACCGTGAAAAAGGGCATCGAACGCGCCGGGCACCGCAGCCTCCTGCGGGCCGCGGGGCTCAAGGACGAGGACTTCGCCAAGCCGTTCATCGGGATCTCGAACTCCTACACCGACATCGTGCCGGGGCACACCCACCTGCACGAGTTCGCCAAGGTGGTGAAGGAGGCCGTGCGGGAGGCGGGGGGCGTGCCCTTCGAGTTCAACACCATCGCCGTGGACGACGGCATCGCCATGGGACACCTGGGCATGCGGTACTCCCTGCCCAGCCGGGAGCTCATCGCGGACGCGGTGGAGACCATGGCCATGGCCCACTGCTTCGACGCGCTCATCTGCATCTCGAACTGCGACAAGATCACGCCGGGCATGGTCCTGGGGGCGCTGCGGGTGAACGTGCCCACCATCTTCGTCACGGGCGGGCCCATGATGGCCGGCCAGAAGCCGGACGGTTCGCGGTCCGACCTGATCACGGTGTTCGAGGGCGTGGGCAAGGTGCAGAGCGGCGAGATGACGGAGAAGGAGCTGGACGCCATCGAGGCCAGCGCCTGCCCCACCTGCGGCTCCTGCTCGGGGATGTTCACGGCCAATTCCATGAACTGCCTCCTGGAGGCCATCGGGCTGGCGCTGCCGGGCAACGGCACCATCCCCGCGGTGGACCCGCGCCGCCCCTTCCTGGCCAAGGCGGCGGCCCTGCAGATCTTCGACCTGCTGGACCGGGACCTGAAGCCCAGGGACCTGGTGACGGCGGCCTCGCTCCACAACGCCTTCGCCCTGGACATGGCCATGGGCGGCTCCACCAACACCGTGCTTCACGGCCTGGCCATCGCCCACGAGGCGGGCGTGGACTTCCCCCTCGCCAGGCTCAACGAGATCTCGGCGGTGACCCCCTGCATCTGCAAGGTCTCGCCCTCGGTGTCCCACGTGCACATCCAGGACGTGGACCGGGCCGGGGGGATCAGCGCCATCCTCAAGGAGCTGTCCCGCCGCCCGGGGCTCCTGAACCTGGAGGCGCCCACGGTGACGGGCCGGACCCTGGGCCAGACCATCGCCTCCGCCTCCATCAAGGACCCGGCGGTGATCCGGACGCTGGAGGATCCCTACTCCGTGGACGGGGGGCTGGCGGTGCTCTTCGGCAACATCGCGCCCCAGGGCAGCATCGTGAAGAGCGCCGGCGTTGATCCCGCGTGCCTCGTGTTCGAGGGGGAGGCCCTGGTCTTCGAGAGCCAGGACGAGTGCCTGGCGGCCCTGATGCTGCGCCAGGTGAAGCCCGGCCACGCTGTGATCATCCGCTACGAGGGGCCCCGCGGGGGCCCGGGCATGCCGGAGATGCTCTCGCCCACGGCCATGATCAAGGGGCAGGGGCTGGGAACGTCGGTGGCGCTGATCACCGACGGGCGCTTCTCGGGCGGCACGGCGGGCCTCTGCATCGGCCACGTGAGCCCCGAGGCCATGGAGGGCGGCCCCATCGCCCTGGTGCGCACCGGGGACCGGGTCCGCATCGACATCCCGGCCCGCACCCTGGACATCGTGGTGGACGCGGACGAAATGGAGCGCCGGCGCGCGCAGTGGGTCCGCCCCGCGCCCAAGATCACCCGGGGCTGGCTGGGCCGGTACGCCCACCTGGTGACCAGCGCCAGCCGCGGCGCCGTGATGGAGCTGCCGCGCACCTGA
- a CDS encoding glycosyltransferase family 4 protein gives MRLVILHRGFLARGGAEILALVQAQDLVRAGVDVQVVTFAYDPVHWKGPLEEIPVHLVPRHHWTDLPFALDRNAMLRHRTKRVAALLRTLAPDVVLAHNHPSPAMLGACAVDARKLWFCHEPPRGLYPRQTNRFLTEANAKGLLSGHPELARGMDRHLSRERENKWDWRRGVEFDQAGIAKLDGIAANSSYTRASVAAAYGGRPAEVHYPVVPMDPLPHRSGINRDGLQVLVQTRLELMKNVDTVIRGFRLARPHLGSQARLHVVGKGEALESLQALVKELELDDAVTFHGFLSDAELRALRQSCDVFALVPWDEPFGMVYPEAAAAGLLLIGPDHGGPEEILGGGRYGWCVPPHAPVALAETLCTVFRSSDAEADQMRLRALNACQARFAPDVVLPRFRKWVTG, from the coding sequence ATGCGGCTTGTGATTCTGCACAGAGGGTTCCTGGCGCGGGGCGGGGCGGAGATCCTGGCCCTGGTGCAGGCCCAGGATCTCGTCAGGGCGGGGGTCGACGTGCAGGTGGTCACCTTCGCCTACGACCCGGTCCACTGGAAGGGCCCCCTGGAGGAGATCCCGGTGCACCTGGTGCCCAGGCACCATTGGACCGACCTGCCCTTCGCCCTGGACCGGAACGCCATGCTCCGGCACCGGACCAAGCGGGTGGCGGCCCTGCTCCGGACGCTGGCCCCCGACGTGGTGCTGGCCCACAACCATCCCTCCCCCGCCATGCTCGGCGCCTGCGCCGTGGACGCCCGGAAGCTCTGGTTCTGCCACGAACCCCCCCGGGGACTCTACCCCCGCCAGACCAACCGGTTCCTCACCGAGGCCAACGCCAAGGGCCTCCTTTCCGGCCACCCGGAGCTGGCCCGGGGCATGGACCGCCACCTGTCCCGGGAACGGGAGAACAAGTGGGACTGGCGGCGCGGCGTTGAATTCGACCAGGCCGGGATCGCCAAGCTGGACGGCATCGCCGCCAACAGCTCGTACACCCGCGCCAGCGTGGCCGCGGCCTACGGAGGACGCCCGGCGGAGGTGCACTACCCCGTGGTGCCCATGGACCCCCTGCCGCACCGGTCCGGGATCAACCGGGACGGGCTCCAGGTGCTGGTCCAGACCCGCCTCGAGCTCATGAAGAACGTCGACACCGTGATCCGCGGCTTCCGGCTGGCCAGGCCCCACCTGGGCTCCCAGGCCAGGCTCCACGTGGTGGGCAAGGGCGAGGCCCTGGAGAGCCTCCAGGCCCTGGTGAAGGAGCTGGAACTGGACGACGCGGTGACCTTCCACGGCTTCCTCTCCGACGCCGAACTGAGGGCGCTCCGCCAGTCCTGCGACGTCTTCGCCCTGGTGCCCTGGGACGAGCCGTTCGGCATGGTCTACCCTGAGGCCGCCGCGGCGGGCCTCCTCCTCATCGGCCCCGACCACGGCGGTCCCGAGGAGATCCTGGGAGGCGGCCGCTACGGCTGGTGCGTCCCGCCCCACGCCCCGGTGGCGCTGGCCGAGACCCTGTGCACCGTGTTCCGCAGCAGCGACGCCGAGGCCGACCAGATGCGCCTTAGGGCGCTGAACGCCTGCCAGGCCCGGTTCGCGCCGGACGTGGTGCTGCCAAGGTTCCGGAAATGGGTGACGGGCTAG
- the hypD gene encoding trans-4-hydroxy-L-proline dehydratase, whose amino-acid sequence MNERTARLRQESLEAVPSLSPERAQLVTAFYREHLGKHAVPVMRALAFQHLCRHKTVWIGDGELIVGERGPRPKAVPTFPELTCHSVEDLRILDSRPMTRYRVDAAMVEAYERDVIPYWRDRSLRDQIWALLPPEWLEAYDAGVFTEFMEQRAPGHTVLDGKIYTRGLRDFQEDIRRSDAALDFERDPEAGDKRAELEAMRISCDALILLAERHAQEAERQALACGPARREELLRIAAVCRRVPAQAPRDFQEALQYYWFCHQGVITELNGWDAFSPGHLDQHLLPFYRAGLKDATLTREAARELLECFFVKFNNHTAPPKVGVTAAESGTYTDFANLNLAGLLPDGSDGSNELTELLLEIVEEMHLLQPSSNVQVSRKTPDAVLRRALRVIRNGYGFPSLFNADAVVEEQLRQGKSLEDAREGGCSGCVEVGAFGKEAYILTGYFNLPKMLELALHDGVDARTGKPLGPRTGTPATFEEAMAAFEAQTRHFLDIKIRGNQLIERLYATRMPAPFLSVLTDDCIKRGQDYNAGGARYNNTFIQAVGIGTVTDSLAAIKALGPSALPELVAALDADFAGSEVLRQRLLHKAPKYGNDDPAADDVMVRVFRFLFHAVDGRPNGKGGAYRLEMLPTTCHVYFGQVCQASADGRKAGKPVSEGISPVQGADRSGPTAVLRSAGKMDHVKTGGTLLNMKFTPGLLAGEDGIDRLLHLVRGYFKMDGHHVQFNVVTAATLKEAQADPGGHRDLIVRVAGYSDYFCDLSRELQNEIIHRTEHQEF is encoded by the coding sequence ATGAACGAACGCACCGCCCGTCTCCGCCAGGAAAGCCTGGAGGCCGTCCCCTCCCTGAGCCCCGAACGGGCGCAGCTGGTCACCGCCTTCTACCGTGAGCACCTGGGCAAGCACGCCGTCCCGGTCATGCGGGCCCTGGCCTTCCAGCACCTCTGCCGGCACAAGACGGTGTGGATCGGCGACGGGGAACTGATCGTGGGCGAGCGCGGACCGCGCCCCAAGGCCGTGCCCACCTTCCCCGAACTCACCTGCCATTCCGTGGAGGACCTGCGAATCCTGGACTCCCGGCCCATGACCCGCTACCGCGTGGACGCGGCCATGGTCGAGGCCTACGAGCGGGACGTCATCCCCTACTGGCGGGACCGGAGCCTGCGGGACCAGATCTGGGCCCTGCTGCCGCCGGAGTGGCTCGAGGCCTACGACGCGGGGGTCTTCACGGAGTTCATGGAGCAGCGGGCGCCGGGGCACACCGTCCTGGACGGCAAGATCTACACCCGGGGCCTGCGGGATTTCCAGGAGGACATCCGGCGCAGCGACGCGGCCCTGGATTTCGAAAGGGACCCCGAGGCCGGCGACAAGCGCGCCGAGCTGGAGGCCATGCGCATCTCCTGCGACGCCCTGATCCTCCTTGCGGAGCGTCACGCGCAGGAAGCGGAACGCCAGGCCCTGGCGTGCGGCCCGGCTCGACGGGAGGAGCTGCTGCGCATCGCCGCGGTGTGCCGGCGGGTGCCGGCCCAGGCGCCGCGGGATTTCCAGGAGGCGCTGCAGTACTACTGGTTCTGCCACCAGGGCGTCATCACCGAGCTCAACGGCTGGGACGCCTTCAGCCCCGGGCACCTGGACCAGCACCTCCTGCCCTTCTACCGGGCCGGACTGAAGGACGCCACCCTCACCCGGGAGGCGGCGCGGGAGCTGCTGGAGTGCTTCTTCGTGAAGTTCAACAACCACACCGCGCCCCCCAAGGTGGGCGTCACGGCGGCCGAGAGCGGCACCTACACCGATTTCGCCAACCTGAACCTTGCCGGGCTCCTGCCGGACGGCAGCGACGGCAGCAACGAGCTCACGGAGCTCCTGCTGGAGATCGTCGAGGAGATGCACCTCCTCCAGCCCAGCAGCAACGTGCAGGTCTCCCGCAAGACCCCCGACGCCGTGCTCAGGCGCGCGCTGCGGGTGATCCGCAACGGCTACGGATTCCCTTCGCTGTTCAACGCGGACGCGGTGGTGGAGGAGCAGCTGCGCCAGGGCAAGTCCCTGGAGGACGCCCGGGAGGGCGGGTGCTCCGGGTGCGTGGAGGTGGGCGCCTTCGGCAAGGAGGCCTACATCCTCACCGGCTACTTCAACCTGCCCAAGATGCTCGAGCTGGCCCTCCACGACGGCGTGGACGCCCGCACCGGAAAGCCCCTGGGGCCGCGCACGGGAACGCCCGCCACCTTCGAGGAGGCCATGGCCGCCTTCGAGGCCCAGACCCGCCATTTCCTGGACATCAAGATCCGCGGCAACCAGCTCATCGAGCGCCTCTACGCCACGCGCATGCCCGCGCCCTTCCTGTCCGTGCTCACCGACGACTGCATCAAGCGGGGCCAGGACTACAACGCGGGCGGCGCCCGGTACAACAACACCTTCATCCAGGCCGTGGGCATCGGCACCGTCACCGACAGCCTTGCCGCCATCAAGGCCCTGGGCCCGTCCGCGCTGCCGGAACTCGTCGCGGCCCTGGACGCGGATTTCGCCGGCAGCGAGGTCCTGCGCCAGCGCCTCCTCCACAAGGCCCCGAAGTACGGCAACGACGACCCGGCGGCGGACGACGTCATGGTGCGGGTCTTCCGGTTCCTCTTCCACGCCGTGGACGGCCGCCCCAACGGCAAGGGCGGCGCCTACCGCCTGGAGATGCTGCCCACCACCTGCCACGTGTACTTCGGCCAGGTGTGCCAGGCGTCGGCCGACGGCAGGAAGGCCGGGAAGCCCGTCTCCGAGGGCATCTCCCCCGTGCAGGGCGCGGACCGGTCCGGCCCCACCGCCGTCCTGCGCTCCGCCGGGAAGATGGACCACGTGAAGACCGGCGGCACCCTCCTCAACATGAAGTTCACGCCGGGCCTCCTGGCCGGGGAGGACGGCATCGACCGCCTCCTCCATCTGGTGCGCGGCTACTTCAAGATGGACGGCCACCACGTCCAGTTCAACGTGGTCACCGCCGCCACCCTGAAGGAGGCCCAGGCCGACCCGGGCGGCCACCGGGACCTCATCGTGCGGGTGGCGGGATACTCGGACTACTTCTGCGACCTGTCACGGGAACTGCAGAACGAGATCATCCACCGGACTGAGCACCAGGAATTCTAG